From a single Nocardioides panacis genomic region:
- a CDS encoding phospholipase D-like domain-containing protein: MLRRLGVALAFVLLTTGATAGSAAAWQPDPGAHFNDPWGRTAAQARLVRTFVAAVNHAHRGSTIRVAAYSNDRKDIADALIRAHRRGVHVQMLLNDNFTSRQTRRIQRALGSDVSKASFLRICVRSCRGKRGNLHSKFYLFSQTGTTRWTTMMGSANLTGNGVKIQWNDMYTVNANRPMYDVYSRVFDQMKRDRPLPHPFRTATVRGAYTTNVYPRYDTTRSDDPIMRRLDQVRCHGAAGGTGIGDRTLIRISMYGWNGVRGRYLADKVAALSWAGCNIRVLHSDGGGYVVGTLRANGVNVRTASYDRNRNGTVDLYTHEKYMILSGRYGAKAGWHVWTGSQNWSDIALNGDEVTMHIPRRGAFYEYRKNFDFIWKHHSHRVG, from the coding sequence ATGCTCAGACGACTCGGCGTCGCCCTGGCTTTCGTCCTGCTCACCACCGGAGCGACCGCGGGCAGCGCTGCCGCGTGGCAGCCGGACCCGGGAGCGCACTTCAACGACCCCTGGGGAAGGACCGCCGCCCAGGCGCGGCTGGTCAGGACCTTCGTGGCGGCCGTGAACCACGCGCACCGCGGCTCGACGATCAGGGTCGCGGCGTACTCCAACGACCGCAAGGACATCGCCGACGCGCTGATCAGGGCGCACCGGCGCGGCGTGCACGTGCAGATGCTGCTCAACGACAACTTCACCTCGCGGCAGACCAGGCGGATCCAGCGCGCGCTGGGCAGCGACGTGTCGAAGGCCAGCTTCCTGCGGATCTGCGTGCGCTCCTGCCGCGGGAAGCGCGGCAACCTGCACTCGAAGTTCTACCTGTTCTCGCAGACCGGCACGACGCGCTGGACCACGATGATGGGGTCGGCGAACCTGACCGGCAACGGCGTGAAGATCCAGTGGAACGACATGTACACCGTGAACGCCAACCGGCCGATGTACGACGTCTACTCCCGGGTCTTCGACCAGATGAAGCGGGACCGTCCGCTGCCGCACCCGTTCCGCACCGCCACCGTGCGCGGCGCCTACACGACCAACGTCTACCCGCGCTACGACACCACCCGCAGCGACGACCCGATCATGAGGCGGCTGGACCAGGTCCGCTGCCACGGCGCCGCGGGCGGCACCGGCATCGGCGACCGGACGCTGATCCGGATCTCGATGTACGGCTGGAACGGCGTGCGCGGCCGCTACCTCGCCGACAAGGTCGCCGCGCTCTCGTGGGCCGGGTGCAACATCCGGGTGCTGCACAGCGACGGCGGCGGCTACGTCGTGGGCACGCTGCGTGCGAACGGCGTGAACGTCCGCACCGCGAGCTACGACCGCAACCGCAACGGCACGGTCGACCTGTACACCCACGAGAAGTACATGATCCTGAGCGGGAGGTACGGCGCCAAGGCCGGCTGGCACGTGTGGACCGGGTCCCAGAACTGGTCCGACATCGCGCTGAACGGCGACGAGGTCACCATGCACATCCCGCGGCGCGGGGCGTTCTACGAGTACCGCAAGAACTTCGACTTCATCTGGAAGCACCACAGCCACCGGGTCGGCTGA
- a CDS encoding TIGR03086 family metal-binding protein codes for MDVAELHRRTVETWTARVRGVAADQWDRPTPCTDWNVRALVNHVVGEDAWTMPLMRGATIAEIGDSLDGDLLGQDPLATGETLADEAVAVVAERLPAGEKVHLSYGDEDPAEYVRQLSADHLIHAWDLAAATGQDRTLDADLVDEVATWFVDREEIYRGAGFVGARVDGAADDPQARLLAAGGRDAAWTPPQP; via the coding sequence CGGCGTCGCGGCGGACCAGTGGGACCGGCCCACCCCGTGCACGGACTGGAACGTCCGCGCGCTGGTGAACCACGTGGTCGGCGAGGACGCCTGGACCATGCCGCTGATGCGCGGCGCGACGATCGCGGAGATCGGCGACTCCCTCGACGGCGACCTGCTTGGCCAGGATCCGCTCGCGACCGGCGAGACCCTGGCCGACGAGGCGGTCGCGGTGGTGGCCGAACGGCTCCCGGCAGGGGAGAAGGTGCACCTGTCCTACGGCGACGAGGACCCGGCGGAGTACGTCCGGCAGCTCTCGGCCGACCACCTGATCCACGCCTGGGACCTCGCCGCCGCGACCGGGCAGGACCGGACACTGGACGCCGACCTGGTCGACGAGGTCGCCACCTGGTTCGTCGACCGCGAGGAGATCTACCGCGGGGCCGGCTTCGTCGGGGCCCGCGTGGACGGCGCCGCCGACGACCCGCAGGCGCGGCTGCTGGCGGCGGGCGGACGGGACGCCGCGTGGACACCGCCGCAGCCCTGA
- a CDS encoding TIGR03960 family B12-binding radical SAM protein yields MQSSPRSAESVFPLLEPLLPSVQKPIQYVGGELNSTQKPWDGAEVRWALMYPDAYEVGLPNQGVQILYEVLNERDWILAERTYSVWPDMEATMRKHGIPQFTVDNHRPVRAFDVLGLSFSTELGYTNMLTALDLAGIPLHAVDRGDEDPVVLAGGHAAFNPEPVADFLDAAVLGDGEEIVLAISDVIREWKSEGRPGLGGRTPRDELLYRLAVSGAVYVPKFYDVDYLPDGRIKRVVPNTSGVPWRVHKHTLMDLDAWPYPKKPLVPLAETVHERFSVEIFRGCTRGCRFCQAGMITRPVRERSITTIGDMVENGIRSTGFDEVGLLSLSSADHTEIGEVAKGLADRYEDSNVSLSLPSTRVDAFNITLANEFSRNGRRSGLTFAPEGGSERMRKVINKMVTEEDLIRTVATAYSHGWRQVKLYFMCGLPTETDEDVLEIADLAKKVIAKGREVSGQNDIRCTVSIGGFVPKPHTPFQWAAQLDHETTDDRLKKLRDNVRADKKFARAIGFRYHDGRPGIIEGLLSRGDRRVGRVIEQVWRDGGRFDGWSEHFSFERWESAAGTSLADLPVDLDWYTTREREHAEVLPWDHLDSGLDKDWLWEDWQDAIDPNLDVEVEDCRWTPCYDCGVCPSQDTEIQIGPTGLKLLPLTVV; encoded by the coding sequence GTGCAGTCGTCCCCGAGATCCGCGGAGAGCGTCTTCCCGCTGCTCGAGCCACTGCTCCCGTCGGTGCAGAAGCCGATCCAGTACGTCGGCGGCGAGCTGAACTCCACGCAGAAGCCGTGGGACGGCGCCGAGGTGCGCTGGGCGCTGATGTACCCCGACGCCTACGAGGTCGGCCTGCCCAACCAGGGCGTGCAGATCCTCTACGAGGTGCTCAACGAGCGCGACTGGATCCTGGCCGAGCGCACCTACTCGGTGTGGCCGGACATGGAGGCCACCATGCGCAAGCACGGCATCCCGCAGTTCACGGTCGACAACCACCGCCCGGTCCGTGCGTTCGACGTGCTCGGCCTGTCGTTCTCGACCGAGCTGGGCTACACCAACATGCTCACCGCGCTGGACCTCGCCGGCATCCCGCTGCACGCGGTCGACCGCGGCGACGAGGACCCGGTCGTGCTGGCCGGCGGCCACGCGGCGTTCAACCCCGAGCCGGTCGCCGACTTCCTCGACGCCGCCGTCCTCGGCGACGGCGAGGAGATCGTGCTCGCGATCTCCGACGTGATCCGCGAGTGGAAGTCCGAGGGCCGTCCCGGCCTGGGCGGCCGCACCCCGCGCGACGAGCTGCTCTACCGCCTCGCGGTCTCCGGGGCGGTCTACGTCCCGAAGTTCTACGACGTCGACTACCTCCCGGACGGCCGGATCAAGCGGGTCGTGCCGAACACCTCCGGCGTCCCGTGGCGCGTGCACAAGCACACGCTGATGGACCTCGACGCCTGGCCCTACCCGAAGAAGCCGCTGGTCCCGCTCGCGGAGACCGTGCACGAGCGGTTCTCGGTGGAGATCTTCCGCGGCTGCACACGCGGCTGCCGGTTCTGCCAGGCGGGCATGATCACCCGCCCGGTGCGGGAGCGCTCCATCACCACGATCGGCGACATGGTCGAGAACGGCATCCGCAGCACCGGCTTCGACGAGGTGGGGCTGCTCTCGCTGTCCAGCGCCGACCACACCGAGATCGGCGAGGTCGCCAAGGGGCTGGCCGACCGCTACGAGGACAGCAACGTGTCGCTGTCGCTGCCGTCGACCCGCGTGGACGCCTTCAACATCACGCTGGCCAACGAGTTCTCCCGCAACGGCCGCCGGTCCGGTCTGACGTTCGCGCCCGAGGGCGGCTCGGAGCGGATGCGCAAGGTGATCAACAAGATGGTCACCGAGGAGGACCTGATCCGCACCGTCGCCACGGCGTACTCCCACGGCTGGCGCCAGGTGAAGCTCTACTTCATGTGCGGCCTGCCGACCGAGACCGACGAGGACGTCCTGGAGATCGCCGACCTGGCGAAGAAGGTGATCGCCAAGGGCCGCGAGGTCTCCGGCCAGAACGACATCCGCTGCACGGTGTCCATCGGCGGCTTCGTGCCCAAGCCGCACACGCCCTTCCAGTGGGCCGCGCAGCTCGACCACGAGACCACCGACGACCGGCTCAAGAAGCTGCGCGACAACGTGCGCGCGGACAAGAAGTTCGCCCGGGCCATCGGGTTCCGCTACCACGACGGCCGTCCCGGCATCATCGAGGGACTGCTCTCGCGCGGGGACCGTCGGGTCGGCCGGGTCATCGAGCAGGTCTGGCGCGACGGCGGCCGGTTCGACGGCTGGAGCGAGCACTTCTCCTTCGAGCGCTGGGAGTCCGCCGCCGGTACGTCGCTCGCGGACCTGCCCGTCGACCTCGACTGGTACACCACCCGCGAGCGCGAGCACGCCGAGGTGCTGCCCTGGGACCACCTGGACTCGGGCCTGGACAAGGACTGGCTCTGGGAGGACTGGCAGGACGCCATCGACCCCAACCTCGACGTCGAGGTCGAGGACTGCCGGTGGACCCCGTGCTACGACTGCGGCGTGTGCCCCAGCCAGGACACCGAGATCCAGATCGGGCCCACCGGCCTGAAGCTCCTGCCGCTCACCGTCGTCTGA
- a CDS encoding nuclear transport factor 2 family protein, translating to MDTAAALSAFSAAFGSGDVDAIMALMTDDCVFEATGPAPDGVRRTGSDAVRAVWVELFGGTPDALFTEEESFVAGDRAVLRWRFGWTNEDGTPGHVRGVDVLRFRDGLVAEKLSYVKG from the coding sequence GTGGACACCGCCGCAGCCCTGAGCGCGTTCTCGGCCGCGTTCGGGTCCGGCGACGTCGACGCGATCATGGCGCTGATGACCGACGACTGCGTCTTCGAGGCCACCGGCCCGGCCCCCGACGGCGTACGACGCACCGGCTCGGACGCCGTGCGGGCGGTGTGGGTGGAGCTGTTCGGGGGCACGCCCGACGCCCTGTTCACCGAGGAGGAGTCGTTCGTCGCCGGCGACCGCGCGGTGCTGCGGTGGCGGTTCGGGTGGACGAACGAGGACGGCACGCCGGGGCACGTGCGCGGGGTGGACGTGCTGCGGTTCCGCGACGGCCTGGTCGCGGAGAAGCTGTCCTACGTCAAGGGCTGA